Proteins found in one Miscanthus floridulus cultivar M001 chromosome 4, ASM1932011v1, whole genome shotgun sequence genomic segment:
- the LOC136549346 gene encoding uncharacterized protein isoform X1 translates to MRNSELGCSGTEQRRGVAVALSCGDAAARGRWRGATAARRRGGAGLRRRGEAVTLWRGATNRAARGATGSARGPARRLMTSAKHAWLGQQHDMENLSKKIKNRETSRSTSTFSKERRKRRCIGRSKMQSTESKGQCRFT, encoded by the exons ATGCGGAATAGCGAGCTAGGTTGCAGTGGCACAGAGCAGCGACGCGGGGTTGCCGTGGCATTGAGCTGCGGCGACGCGGCGGCCCGGGGCAGGTGGCGCGGAGCTACGGCGGCGCGGAGAAGAGGTGGCGCAGGGCTACGGCGGCGCGGAGAAGCAGTGACGCTGTGGCGTGGGGCTACAAATCGGGCGGCGCGCGGTGCTACTGGTTCAGCAAGAGGTCCAGCAAGGAGATTGATGACATCAGC GAAGCATGCATGGCTTGGGCAGCAGCATGACATGGAAAACCTGTCAAAGAAAATCAAGAACAG GGAAACAAGCAGGTCGACATCAACATTCAGTAAAG AAAGAAGGAAGCGACGTTGCATAGGAAGGTCCAAGATGCAGTCTACAGAGTCGAAAG GGCAGTGTAGATTCACATAG